DNA sequence from the Methanococcus maripaludis genome:
AAGAATTTCACGAAAATGAATCTAAAAATTGGCATAAGATCTATTCCAAAACAATTAAACGGCTAAACGATCCGGACTATTCTGGAAAAGATCTTTGGAAACAGGCTTTACCTGTGGATATTACTGAAGAAGATGAACCTTTGAAATCATTTGAAGAACGAGAATATTATCCTGGAATTTCCATATATTTTTGGATGCTTGGAAAATTGTATGATGTATGTAAAGAAAATAAGGTACCACTCACTGCCACAGTGGAATCGATAAGTAGATCTACTGAATTTTTACAGTACGTTTTACCCACATTATTAGATAAAACTCCCGATATCCTCCCTGAAGACATTATGGAATTTGAAAAGGGATATGATAAAATAATTAAAATACGAAATGATGATGGGCGAAAAGAAAACTTTTACCGAAAGACTTACGGATTATTAAAAAATCTAAACATCACTGATTCCGTAGTAACCTCATATTTATTAAATGAATCGGAATACACAACACCCATCCGAACGTGTAGGTATCAACCTCGTAGTATGTATTTAAATGCGTTAGGCCATCGGGAATTGGGCATAAAAGACAATTATAGTCCTATTTTGGAACATTACTTTAAAGCGTCCAATAAAATATTTTTTTCATATTTAAAAACTACTCCACTAAGGGAGCCCATAAGGGTAGAATTTTTTAATATTTATGATAATTACGATGAAATCATTGGTCTTAATTATCTATTTTCATTGATGTATCCCGATTATGGGATACCTGTGATGATATTTTATGCAGATAAAATTGCTAGAACTCATAAAAATTATTTACAAATAATTTTGGACAGCATTTCATACGATATGCTTGTAAAAGGGGAATTTGATATTGAAAAATTTTTAAGATTTGGAAATCATTTCACAAGAAACTTTTTTGAAAGGTGATTTTTTTGAAAAAAATAGTTATTGGTGCAAGTTTAGGTTCAACTTCGGCATTTAGATTTAAGTTTATATTAACTGATGATGAATTTGAAAAAGAAAATTTAGTTTATAATTATGTGGAATTAAACCTTAATGGGCAGGTTGATGAAGTACTAATCGCGAAAATTATTGATGTTAAAAAAGAAAATCCATTGGTAACTCCAGAACAGGCTGGGGCTTTGGCAAAGGATGTATTGTCCCAAATAAATTCTTTTACAATTCCTCAAAGATTTACATATGCAGTAGCCGAATGTGAAGTTGTAGGTATTCTAAAAGAGGGAAAACTAGAAATGAATAGAAAATCTATCCCTCCTGCAACCGATATATTTCCAATAAGTCAAAAAAGTATAGAACAGCTATTTCATGATAAAAGTCCAAATTATTTACCTATCGGCGGAATGGAAAGCTTTAAGGGCTCTTATGGTACCCCAATTACCATAAATGGGGATGAATTAGTTACAAAACATTTTGCTATTTTTGGAATGACGGGATCTGGAAAAACAAACACAGCTGCAAAAGTTATTGAAGAATTAGCCATTAGGGGATATAATATTGTACTATTTGATCCCCATGATGATTATCAAAATATTAACGATTTTTCAGGTATTAAAGATTATTTTGAGAAAAATAATATTGATTGGGATATAATTAAGAATAATTTCGCAGAAAAAAATATTTCTGAGGAAGAAATATTCTCATTTTTGCAGACTGTATCTGTTGTATATAATATTCCCATAGTGGGATATCTTTTGAAAATATCTGAAAATGGAAAAGCCTCATTAAATGAGTTATTAATGAAAATTTTAGGCGACGATACATTGATTGAATGTATTAAAAATAGTGCCATATTCCAAAGACAGATGAATTTCGCAGAAAAACCGAATGATACAGAAATACCTACTGAAGAAAATAAAAAGTATGTTTCAACATACAATATATTTCCAGAACTTAGAGATTATGGTAAAAATCATGGCACATTTTCTAAACGACTTATGGAATGCTTTTTAGGGGAAAAATTTACGGGGCCACAAGAAAGAATATTGGCATTGTGTAACTCGGATCAGAAAGGAATAGACTATATTAATGAGTTAAAAATCGTATGTGAACCAGAAGAAAGCAATGGAAAAGCTAAAAATACCCAGGACTCTACAAAAATGGCTTTAGCAGGTAAATTTACCACACTAGAAACAATTTACCACAATGCGTCAAAAGCGTCAAAAGCTTGCGACATTGAAGAGTTGATGAAAAATATTACTGATTCGGAATCGAAATCCAGGATACACCGTATTTCTTTATCCTCCCTTTCAGAAAGTATGAGAAAAACGACCGTTTATGCAGTTGTAAATTATATTTTTAATGAATATAAATATAATAACGAGTTAAAGGACAAAACCCCTGTTTTATTTATTTTAGAAGAAGCAAGAAGTTTAATTCCGAAAAATACACGAGAACATATTCCAAGTCTATCTGCAGTAGAGGCCCTTAGGGACCTTGCATATGAGGGTAGGAAGTTTAAATTGGCATATGGGTTAATTTCTCAAAAACCATCTACTATTGATGAAGAGGTAGCCTCCCAGTGTAATACATTAATATTGCAACAGTTAAAAAGCCCTGATGACCAAAGTTATGTTAAAAAGGTAACTGAAGGGATGACAGAGGAAG
Encoded proteins:
- a CDS encoding ATP-binding protein — encoded protein: MKKIVIGASLGSTSAFRFKFILTDDEFEKENLVYNYVELNLNGQVDEVLIAKIIDVKKENPLVTPEQAGALAKDVLSQINSFTIPQRFTYAVAECEVVGILKEGKLEMNRKSIPPATDIFPISQKSIEQLFHDKSPNYLPIGGMESFKGSYGTPITINGDELVTKHFAIFGMTGSGKTNTAAKVIEELAIRGYNIVLFDPHDDYQNINDFSGIKDYFEKNNIDWDIIKNNFAEKNISEEEIFSFLQTVSVVYNIPIVGYLLKISENGKASLNELLMKILGDDTLIECIKNSAIFQRQMNFAEKPNDTEIPTEENKKYVSTYNIFPELRDYGKNHGTFSKRLMECFLGEKFTGPQERILALCNSDQKGIDYINELKIVCEPEESNGKAKNTQDSTKMALAGKFTTLETIYHNASKASKACDIEELMKNITDSESKSRIHRISLSSLSESMRKTTVYAVVNYIFNEYKYNNELKDKTPVLFILEEARSLIPKNTREHIPSLSAVEALRDLAYEGRKFKLAYGLISQKPSTIDEEVASQCNTLILQQLKSPDDQSYVKKVTEGMTEEELSILKNIGTGKAVVTGTAIKSTVLIDVFRRYSKEGVKEPRPLSDIVINEVNDIKNKLKFEEN
- a CDS encoding DNA double-strand break repair nuclease NurA, producing MASNKLENVKEYIKDPGKHKALVNHYLLISNELNDNKELLETLLNFNMNELPKAILSSTPLQLKNLKGGPLSDFPLEIKSCLKNNRVFTTQKELIKNLDLDKVTNLLKSEKIELIGIDESKVEIPRAGCLFAYLKSVAFRISLDNEKQIESIGPMVNKFRVTIKDEEDAEFEKESQLIGYLRNMFVAWVAIKNSLENGYKPIVFLHGPLVRAIGGFTDIVFEKDTLIDLFTISEDIDVNENSDFSISGKEIIKEFHENESKNWHKIYSKTIKRLNDPDYSGKDLWKQALPVDITEEDEPLKSFEEREYYPGISIYFWMLGKLYDVCKENKVPLTATVESISRSTEFLQYVLPTLLDKTPDILPEDIMEFEKGYDKIIKIRNDDGRKENFYRKTYGLLKNLNITDSVVTSYLLNESEYTTPIRTCRYQPRSMYLNALGHRELGIKDNYSPILEHYFKASNKIFFSYLKTTPLREPIRVEFFNIYDNYDEIIGLNYLFSLMYPDYGIPVMIFYADKIARTHKNYLQIILDSISYDMLVKGEFDIEKFLRFGNHFTRNFFER